Genomic segment of Poecile atricapillus isolate bPoeAtr1 chromosome 8, bPoeAtr1.hap1, whole genome shotgun sequence:
CCAGTCCAAACTCCTCAAGCTAGAAGTGAACAAAAATGAAGGTTTTCTGCATAGCTCAGATCCCTGCACCTGTCAGTGCAACTCCTTGTACTGTGACTGACAGGATGACACAGGAAACATCTGCTCGGGATCCCATGTTCTGCACCTTCACCCTCAGTAACAGAGGCAACTACTCAAGGTCTCAGGTGATGCAGAAGTTCAATAAACTCCTTTCAATATTTAAAGTGGAAAACATGTTTATTAACATTCTTTCAAGCTTTCCTTAGTCAAGGCCATATAAAAAATCTCCATTTGAGTATATGCATGGTTTTACTTTCTACATAGTTACAGAGGTATTATATAGAATCTACCTTCTTTTGTGATACACTGGTAAGTACTGAGTTCTGTGAGACAGGTGTAAGCACTTGTTTTCAAATCAGGTATTtgaaaagaacaattttttatATACAGTTTAGCAGACTAATGCAGCATAAAATGCTCTTAGTAAGAGGTATATGAGCCAAGGATCAATAGAATACTTACCCtaaacttctttttctgtgtggaaCAAAACCTCTGTCTCAGTTGTCTCCCAACTCCCACCTCCTCACTGGAAACCAGACGACCAAGCAGTAGCAAGGAGGGATAATTAGTGTGCTTTTGGTGGACCTGACCTTGTGAATTTCTCAAAACTAAACACAGATTAAGTTTCCTTATCCTGGGAATTGCTCAATGGAACTGCTTAAACTCAGCTACCATGGCAAACTCCAAAGGATTATTTAGAATCACTGCTTTGAAATAAAAGTggaatttcttctgctttgttaTGACATACCAGCACATAGAATATTGATCTGTTCTACATTTTCTGTTCAGCAGTGGTGACAATTTTTAGGAAAACTATACAAACATGCAAATACAGTTTTTGTTGGGCCTCAGGGGTAACACATATCTACATGTAATAAATATTGCTCTCAGGATGACCCAGTTGTAGCtacaaaatggaaataaaagtacTTCCAGAGAAATCCCGTTTCAACAAGGGACATTTAGCATTTCTGCAGTATTTCTATTGATACAAACTATTCTCATTATTCATTAGCATAGTGAAGTCCAGTTTAACTGTTGGTTTTGAGAGAACAGAATGTGTGACTTAATACCTGAATCAAAAATAAATCTACCTGTAATGATTTAACCAGAGTACTACTACATGAACTGCTGTGCCTATCAAACAAACCAAATGGATTACAGATTAAAACAGATTCCCTATGCAAAGGTTTGTAAATAGCCTTAAGAACCCTTTTGTTCATACACCTATGGGTCATTAGTAGTCTCAGACAGTGTTTGCCACTCTGTACTCCCTGTCCTCACTGGGCTGCAGCTGAACCACTACACTTTCTTCATTGATCCCATTTTCCGCATCACTGCTATCAACATTGTCATTGTCATCCTCCTCATACTCCGAGGACTCGGTCATGTTCTGATGGGAATGGGACTCTGACAGAGCCCCGAAAGACTGTGTGCTGACCGAGGCCAAAGGTCTGAGCAGAGGAGTGTTCTCAGACACTTCATTCTCCTCTTGGCTGCTGTCTGTCTCCGAGTCAGAGTCCCCCTGGGAAGGGACCACTTTCTGCTTACACACAGGAcaggttttctttgtttttgtcaGCCACGGATCCACACACTTGCAGTGATATGCtgttagaaaacaaaatacagggACATCATTATAATAATGAAAAGGACAGGGAAACCTGCTAAACCATGTTTCTGTTCAGTGACACAGGAGAATTTTAGAATGTAGCTCACAGAGAATTTTAGTCCCAAATTTCCTGGCATGCAGCCTGTACAAAACACCTGATGGCTTAGGATCTCAGTCACTTGGGTATATGCAATGAATACCTGTGTTCTCTATTGAGTAAATGACAGCAGTAGTACAACAGGCCACACCTGACAAACCTTAAAGCTTTTTGAGCAATTCCAACCACTTTGCAGCAGGCATGCCCACCATCACCATCCTCACATGTAGCAAAGCACCTCATCACTGCATGACATTTCCGCATGATTTAGTGGATCTTCAATGACATCTGCAATTGGCACTGCAACTAGACTGgctgtgtttaaaataaagtatttgtcttacttatattaaaaaatcagtTCTTCTTAGTAAGAGAGACTTCTACTTGGCAAAGAGCGTGTATTTACACAGGCCAGCAATGCCATGCTTAGTTCCTGGTCAAGCACACTGGAAACATGTTCTCCACATGAACTGATGGTGgtgggtggtggtggtggtcaATTTAAGTTCCCTCTGCTGTCCCCCACTGGGAGAGCTGCCATGGACCTGTTCTTTCTCTTCTGAGAACTCTTGTTTGTCAGCCTAGCTTGAAATTGGTTTTATGAGTGAGGTTCTAAAAAGCTCAGCTTGTCACCTGCTATGCTGGCTGTGTACAGAAGGCAGTAATACCTCTGCAGTGGGCTGGACTTGAGAAAGACTGCcacagggaaaatatttcactAGCTGACTTCCAAGTGCAGTCAGACAGGAGTGTGCATGGCTGCAGACTCCAGGACTGACCCATCCCTTCAGCTGCATCTCTAAGTCACCAGGAGCTTAATTAAGTTTAGTGGTTTTTTTGTCTCAGGGATAGTGAAGGCCTATTTTTGAAATGTAGAAGTATTACAGTAAATATGGGTATTCAGGGGACAGCATCAAGCCCAGATTTTCTTTCATGTGTACAtgcaaggaaaaatgaaaagtggGAATGCTAgctttttagcttttaaaaaagagaaagcaagctTTCACTTCTCCCACTTTGAACATTCATTCTTGCATATTAGCAAAAAGGAATTTTATAAATCACTTACTAAACATATATGCTGTAGGTTTTGGACAGTGTTTTGGAAAGCTGTTTTAATCTAAATTCAAACCTAAAATACAGCCGCTTACCATGAGAGCATGGAAGGATCCTGAGCTTGTCTCCATCCTCATATTCATCCAGACAGATGGCACACACATCGTATTCATCTCCTACAGCACATAATTGAGAATTAGTTTGACTTTAAAGGACTTGCAGCAGCCCCTCCTGACATACACATGTAATAAATATTGCTTGGGAATATAAATATTGggagttgaagaattttcatGCAATTTCTGCACTGATTTGttttaagaaatgttttaatgCTCAGCCACAATCTGAGTCACATTAAAGAAGTGTTAGAACTCCTCTATTTCAGTGGGAACAGGGTCGAGCCATACTTGCCAAAGTATGCTTTCACTCAAAACTCTTCTATTTCAAGTGTATTCAAAATTATGTCTTAATACCTCTTCGATTTACAAAGTTTTTTGTGTTAAGAACAATTGTGTCCAAAGGGTTAGACAAAGAATGATCAACTTGCCTTTCTTAAACTTATGTATGGGAAGTTTCTTAAGCTGATCCTTCCTAAGCCGATTCCTTCTTGCTCTGTGTCTGTCCTGAACAAATTTTGTTATCTAAAAACAGACAAGATAACATGAACAGTAAGTtacaccaaaacaaaagaacaacaaaagGTTTGGTTTATGAAGCTTGGCAGTAAGTTGATCAAACGGGAACCCCAGCTAACACAGAATAACCTCTTCCTTGTCTGAACACAAGGATGAAATCAAACAAGCCTAAAGGATACTCTACGTGAACATAGCCCTTGGAACTGAGAAtacagaagggtttttttgagaggaaacaaaaaggTATGTATACTACATAAAATAATGGCCACTGCTGCAATCTTCTACTGAGGCCTGTGAAAAGCAGGAAGCATACTGCAGAACAAAACACAATTCAGTAAGTTTGAACACTTTTTCTTTAGATTTAGATTATTACAGCTGTTTTAGAGGATTATTCCCACATTCATCAGAACTGTTTCCATATCATCTAAAGTAGTAGTTTGGGGAGTAAAGTAAAGGGTTTACTTTGAGTCATTGTTACATGTTGTACTATGCCATAGTAAAGTAACTCATTACAAAAAATAACCGAGTAACATTAGTTGTACCAAGCTTTCTAAATAACTGTAACAAAGATTATATTTCAATTTTCTGAGTAGTCTCTAATGCTATTTCTGTTCAATTTCTAAATTTAGCACCTGTGATATGGCATTCTTTTCCAAATATGATgacaaacaaataaatgaacaaaGGATATTTGAATCTAAACTGTTTGTATTTGTGGTGAAATCTGAACAAATATAAACAAGCTGTAAGCACAAACGGAAGTTTTTCTGCTGTAATGCAGATGCTTAGTGACAATCAGAGTCTCATTTGAAGCTCctagttaaaaaaaagattGTCTCAAAGAAGCAGTGACTGAATCAGAAAAGAATGAGGACCAAATCCAACCTGAAACTTCCCTGGGATCAACTTCAATTTCTTTAGGTGATcattctgctttgttttcagagaGCTGCCACAATTGCAATTGTGCCCAACATGCACAGGATTGTCAATGAAATATGTAACTTGCAGTGCAAAAAATactaatacagaaaaatattttaagtaagTGTTTATACAACAGTTGATGCATTACTTGCCTTTTATTAAAaggtaaaataataaattggGCACAGATTACAAAAACTGGGATGCTAAATATCCTGAAATATGTAGTTATGCTACCTTAGCATTTCAAGGAAAGATGTCCCAGCTGAGAACTCCTAGAGGCACTGCATGTGCTGAGATCAATGCTCTGTGcttgcacacacacaaatacaccTAAGTGCAGCAGAGAACACTGAGCCCTCACCCTGGAGCAGGGGCTCCAACGATCAGTAGGTCTGGTAAGGCAGGATATGCTCTCGGTGTACAAGAGCACAAGGAAAGGTCACTCTGCATGGGGCCAAAAAGCAAGCACTTGTGAAGTGTGAGAGTGGCAGTGAGGACAATTCCTATAAGCAGTTACATGCCAGGGAGAACATCCAAAAGGTTCCTGATATCCCTCTGACAAAACCCTGCACCTGCTTGCTTTATTGAGAAACTAAATGATTACAGGTAAGCATGGTATGTGTGCAGTACACCTAGCTTCACCCTTCCTTCACTCTATACCTTACTTTAACTTCAGTGTGTTTCAAATCATTCCATTCCCTgatgttttgaaagaaaaaaatattattaaaagaaGAAACTTACCATAAATATGACGATGAGAATAAGACAGATCCCTACTATTATTAGGAAAGGAATTAAGTAGTATTCCAAAGGAAGACTGAACTCTGGGATTAACACAACATGGCCACTgtggggagaaagagataaCACTTTCTAAATTAATGAGAATTTGATGAACAAGttgaaaaacaaatacaataaaaaaaaaagtaaaacaaaagatTGTCACACAACACACCCTACAGGAATCCTAACTGTGCACAACAATATAGAAAATTCAGTCCCTACCCATACAATATAAAGCTAATTAAATAAAAGGCTAAAACACTGTTTCTTAGAACATTTTTTGAGCTAGAACTATTTACTGACCTCAGTCAAACCTAGAGAAACCAGGAGAACCACCTCATAGTTGCTTTGacaacagaatgaaaaaatataacaTGACTATCAAAAGATACAGTGAAATCATTCTTATTCACTAAAGCATTACAGGTTGCTCTCAGGCACAAAATTTCACCTGAAACACCTATAACCTCTGTCATCAAAACATCCTATTTTAAAACCATAAATAGTCAAAGGAGACAATGATCTAATGCAAGGAATAAGACAGCTGCATGTGAGTTAACCTACCCTTTTTCATAAGTAAACTCCTCCTTAAGCGAATTAGCTGACATCTCACCAATAAAGACAGAAGGAATGTCAATCTTCTTTAAAACCTcaactgtattaaaaaataaaaggaggaaaataaaactattatTATGTGGACAATCAATGGGTACTCAAGATACAAGACCTGAACATTATGAGACTATCACAACTGGAAGACATTTTAACATAGTGACATCCAGACCAACGCACATGCATGTTACAGCTTTACTTCATATAAGTACTATTATTTTTCCTACACAATTTCTAGGGAATTTATTTCAGgtagaaaaatcaaaattcccAATGGAATAAAAGGAGCCTAAAACCAAAGTATGATCATAATTTTAACCAGAACACCATTCTTCACTAAGATTCAAGCAAGTCACATAATTCCattgatttcaggaatttctgGCAACTTACATGATTTTGTGAACTGGTTCTATAAGTTTTAATTAATCTGTCTTCCCTTCTTTTCACCCCAAACATAAATAAACATACTGGAAACAACTGTAGCTAGATAAGgtcaaaaagaagaaagaagagaattaACAAGTCCCTTTAACACCTTTATTTCAGTCTCAAGAAACTGGATGAACCGTTGTCTTTGCTGTTTACCAGTAAAGGCAGTAATAAATGAAAACTTATCGAAAGATAAATTCCATATTCTAGAAAACCTTCTCCTCAGCTTCACTTTATATTGATTTTCCCCCTAATACTTCACACATTTGAGGCTCAAAATAATCTGAGTTTACTTGATCTCAAAGAAGTCAGGTTCCCCAAGGTAAAAGCACATCTGGCTGAATGTCAGCTCACACTACAAGGTTTGTGTTTGTTGTGGACTTGTTCTATGTTTTGGTTACTCAGTGAAACCTGAAGATAAGATTCACATGGGTTGAGAATTCATTAAACCCACTTTCACATACGTGCCCGGCCTACTCAGCTCCTATGTAGTTTGTTAAAATTCATTCCTACTTTACTCAAGGGCATTTCCACTGGAAAAGAATTTTTTCGCTCTTACTTGTTTTCTTATTCCATTTTGAACAGGTTGAAAACTggacaaaataaagaaatgtcaCAAAGAAAGCAGTAGCAACACAAAGTGCATACCACAGAACAAACCCAACATTCTGACTAGATTTCAAGATGTTCTGAACATATTCACTCCATGAAGGTTAAAATTGGAACAGCTAACACAAGAAACAAATAGTAAATGGTGCACTGGTCTCTAAATACTCTTTTTCCAACTGAAAATAAGTGCATGTGATATGCTAGAATACATTTGTCCAGAGGAATAGGAAGATGCATCCACCAACAGTGCAACAACAAACTGGAATGACTATCATGGATAAACTTCATTATctaaagtcttttccaacctaaatggttCTCTGATTCTAAATACTAAAATGCCATAAAGTTTGATTTCCTGCCAAATAtgtgttttctccttttggTGTATTTCTACTTGACTAACAACACGTCAGCTATTTTACACGTCAGTAATATAAATCTAGCCCAGAACACCTGAACTAAAATTTGAAGGAAAACCAAAAGGAACATTCAGAGAAGGCACAAGTCAACTCACTTGTTCTTATGCAAACATCTCCTGTTATCAAATCTTAAAAGCAGGAGGGTTTATCTAGGCTTTTTgtttagtttggttttggtctttgtttgtttgtggtggtggttttgttgttgaggttttgaggggtttttggtggtgctgctgtttccagtgGGTGAAATGATATTCAAACAGGAGAGAAGAAGTGATACCTGTACTTACTGTCGTTGGATCCCATGCTTATGAGGTCATCAGAATCAACATTGTGAACTATAGCTGCCTTGTATCCAGCTCTCTGGGCATTTAAGACCTGTAAGCCACACAAAATATTACTGGAAAGACTATTGCTTCCAAATACAGTAGCCTGTCTGTGCTTTCTGAGATAAGGTGGACTTTCACAAAATGAGTAATATGGACATAATTTGCACTTATAAACCATGTGTCACCTTTCAAACCAAAATCATACCGTTATTCTTACACTCAAGAAATGAGTGGGAACCCCCTTTTCTATCAATATTATACGAAATATAAAAGGTAACCAAAAATTCTTACATACAGAGCTAATGCAACATAATCCTTAAAGGACTGACTATGGAAATCCCTCAACGGCAATGTAGAAATCTCCCAAATTCAGACCTGTTCCTTTGACCATGTCTCCAGAAGAAATACTGTCCTGACAGTGTATAGACAACAATTAGACAGACAAAgcagacatgaaaaaaaagccAGTAGCCATTTGgccccctctcctctcccactgAGCCATATGCACACAC
This window contains:
- the RNF13 gene encoding E3 ubiquitin-protein ligase RNF13 isoform X1, which produces MLLSIGMLMLSATQIYTIVTVQLFAFLNLLPVEADILAYNLENGTRTFDDLPARFGYRLPAEGLKGFLINSKPENACEPIAPPPLRDNSSGAFIVLIRRLECNFDVKVLNAQRAGYKAAIVHNVDSDDLISMGSNDIEVLKKIDIPSVFIGEMSANSLKEEFTYEKGGHVVLIPEFSLPLEYYLIPFLIIVGICLILIVIFMITKFVQDRHRARRNRLRKDQLKKLPIHKFKKGDEYDVCAICLDEYEDGDKLRILPCSHAYHCKCVDPWLTKTKKTCPVCKQKVVPSQGDSDSETDSSQEENEVSENTPLLRPLASVSTQSFGALSESHSHQNMTESSEYEEDDNDNVDSSDAENGINEESVVVQLQPSEDREYRVANTV
- the RNF13 gene encoding E3 ubiquitin-protein ligase RNF13 isoform X2 is translated as MLLSIGMLMLSATQIYTIVTVQLFAFLNLLPVEADILAGFLINSKPENACEPIAPPPLRDNSSGAFIVLIRRLECNFDVKVLNAQRAGYKAAIVHNVDSDDLISMGSNDIEVLKKIDIPSVFIGEMSANSLKEEFTYEKGGHVVLIPEFSLPLEYYLIPFLIIVGICLILIVIFMITKFVQDRHRARRNRLRKDQLKKLPIHKFKKGDEYDVCAICLDEYEDGDKLRILPCSHAYHCKCVDPWLTKTKKTCPVCKQKVVPSQGDSDSETDSSQEENEVSENTPLLRPLASVSTQSFGALSESHSHQNMTESSEYEEDDNDNVDSSDAENGINEESVVVQLQPSEDREYRVANTV